The following are encoded in a window of Alphaproteobacteria bacterium genomic DNA:
- a CDS encoding long-chain fatty acid--CoA ligase, producing the protein MRQLEHFENLVAMFFARAKEKGDSPFLWAKQGGEWRSTSWRESAEKVAGLAAALKRIGLTAGDRVMLVSENRPEWLISDLAIMAAGCVTVPTYTTNTERDHQHILDDSGARAVIVSTAKLAKTLLPAALRSNSCEAAIGIEPLNVGQSGNVAFHDWAALIAAEQADVEATARGAAFRRSDLACIIYTSGTGGAPRGVMQHHGALLHNVEGCTALIAEDFGWDDEIFLSFLPASHAYEHTGGQLFPIGLAAQIYYSEGLEKLASNIEEVKPTIMVVVPRLFEVLRQRILKQVEKQGKLTNYLMDRALSIGAKDYAGAVPLWDKPMDFLLGRTLRRKIAARFGGRIKAMVSGGAPLNPDVGIFFHSLGLTLLQGYGQTESGPVMSCNRPSAGLKMDTVGPPMKNTEIRIADDGEILVRGELVMMGYWRNEALTERTIVDGWLHTGDIGHIDDKGRIVITDRKKDIIILDKGDNVAPAKVEGMLTLQPEIVQAMVAGDKRPYLVGLIVPDPEWTAEWCARQHRKCAFHELAHDPDYVKALSAAVDRVNADLSVIEKVRRFIVADEPFTVENAMLTPSIKIRRHVIKEAYGERLDGLYKR; encoded by the coding sequence ATGCGTCAGCTGGAGCATTTCGAAAATCTGGTCGCCATGTTTTTCGCCCGGGCGAAGGAGAAAGGCGATTCGCCGTTTCTCTGGGCCAAGCAGGGAGGCGAATGGCGCTCGACCAGTTGGCGCGAGTCCGCGGAAAAGGTCGCGGGGCTCGCGGCGGCGCTGAAGCGGATCGGGCTCACGGCCGGCGATCGCGTGATGCTGGTCTCCGAGAACCGCCCGGAATGGCTGATCTCCGACTTGGCGATCATGGCTGCGGGCTGCGTGACCGTGCCGACCTACACCACCAATACCGAGCGCGACCACCAGCACATTCTCGACGACAGCGGCGCCCGCGCGGTGATCGTCTCGACGGCGAAGCTGGCCAAGACTTTGCTTCCCGCCGCATTGCGCTCCAATTCGTGCGAGGCGGCGATCGGAATCGAGCCGCTCAACGTCGGCCAGTCCGGCAACGTCGCCTTCCACGATTGGGCTGCCCTGATCGCCGCGGAGCAGGCCGACGTCGAGGCCACGGCCCGCGGGGCGGCGTTCAGGCGCTCGGACCTCGCCTGCATCATCTACACCTCCGGCACCGGCGGCGCCCCGCGCGGCGTGATGCAGCATCACGGGGCGCTGCTTCACAATGTCGAGGGCTGCACGGCGCTGATCGCCGAGGATTTCGGCTGGGACGACGAGATTTTCCTCTCCTTCCTGCCCGCGAGCCACGCCTACGAGCATACGGGCGGGCAGCTCTTCCCGATCGGCCTCGCCGCGCAGATCTATTATTCGGAAGGGCTGGAGAAGCTCGCGTCGAACATCGAGGAGGTGAAGCCGACGATCATGGTCGTCGTGCCGCGCCTGTTCGAGGTGCTCCGCCAGCGCATTCTCAAGCAGGTCGAAAAGCAGGGGAAGCTGACCAACTATCTGATGGACCGGGCGCTTTCGATCGGGGCCAAGGATTATGCGGGCGCGGTGCCCTTGTGGGACAAGCCGATGGATTTCCTGCTCGGCCGCACTTTGAGGCGGAAGATCGCCGCCCGGTTCGGCGGGCGGATCAAGGCGATGGTCTCGGGGGGAGCGCCGCTCAACCCGGACGTCGGAATTTTCTTCCACTCGCTCGGCCTCACCCTGCTTCAGGGCTACGGCCAGACCGAATCCGGCCCGGTCATGTCGTGTAACCGGCCCAGCGCCGGGCTTAAGATGGACACGGTCGGCCCGCCCATGAAGAATACCGAAATCAGGATCGCCGACGACGGCGAGATCCTGGTGCGCGGCGAGCTGGTCATGATGGGCTATTGGCGCAACGAGGCGCTGACCGAGCGGACGATCGTCGACGGATGGCTTCACACCGGCGACATCGGCCATATCGACGACAAGGGCCGGATCGTCATTACCGACCGGAAGAAAGACATCATCATCCTCGACAAGGGCGACAATGTCGCTCCGGCCAAGGTCGAGGGGATGCTGACGCTCCAGCCGGAAATCGTCCAGGCGATGGTCGCCGGCGACAAGCGGCCCTATCTGGTCGGGCTGATCGTGCCCGATCCCGAATGGACCGCCGAATGGTGCGCGCGCCAGCACCGCAAATGCGCGTTCCACGAGCTTGCCCACGATCCCGATTATGTGAAGGCGCTTTCCGCCGCGGTGGACCGGGTCAATGCGGATTTGAGCGTGATCGAGAAGGTGCGCCGGTTCATCGTCGCCGACGAGCCGTTCACGGTCGAGAACGCAATGCTCACCCCCTCGATCAAGATCCGCCGCCACGTCATCAAGGAGGCATACGGCGAGCGGCTGGACGGGCTCTACAAAAGGTAG
- a CDS encoding DUF1203 domain-containing protein produces the protein MTKLLTLTLLGSAALAAGTIVAARAGPPADPEAELARILAGRVERPAVACVNIRNLGGNRTVGDAIVFGGGMRRIYVNRPAGGCPDLEPGRSLHLRATTGQVCRGDIVTVVDHVSGTNFGGCGLGDFTPYDRAN, from the coding sequence ATGACCAAGCTTCTGACGCTCACCCTGCTCGGCTCCGCGGCGCTCGCCGCCGGCACGATCGTCGCCGCGCGCGCCGGCCCGCCGGCCGATCCGGAGGCCGAGCTGGCGCGAATCCTCGCCGGACGGGTCGAGCGGCCGGCCGTCGCCTGCGTCAACATCCGCAATCTCGGCGGCAACCGCACGGTCGGCGACGCGATCGTCTTCGGCGGCGGGATGCGGCGGATCTACGTCAACCGCCCGGCCGGCGGCTGCCCCGACCTCGAGCCCGGCCGAAGCCTGCACCTGCGGGCGACGACCGGGCAGGTCTGCCGCGGCGACATCGTCACCGTGGTCGATCACGTCTCGGGCACGAATTTCGGCGGCTGCGGCCTGGGCGATTTCACGCCCTACGATCGGGCGAACTGA
- a CDS encoding lactoylglutathione lyase, whose translation MKYLHTMIRISNPEETLRFFELLGLREIRRMDNEAGRFTLIFLAAPGDEDAQVELTHNWDEAGYGEGRNFGHLAYEVDDVYETCKRLMDGGVIINRPPREGRMAFVRTPDGISIELLQKGGNLPVAEPWASMPNVGHW comes from the coding sequence ATGAAATATCTGCACACGATGATCCGAATCTCCAACCCTGAGGAAACGCTGCGCTTTTTCGAGCTTCTCGGCCTTCGCGAGATCCGGCGGATGGACAATGAGGCGGGTCGGTTCACCCTCATCTTCCTCGCCGCGCCCGGCGACGAGGATGCGCAGGTCGAGCTGACGCACAATTGGGACGAGGCCGGCTATGGCGAGGGCCGCAATTTCGGCCACCTCGCCTATGAGGTCGACGACGTCTACGAGACCTGCAAGCGGCTGATGGACGGTGGGGTGATCATCAACCGCCCCCCGCGAGAGGGCCGAATGGCCTTCGTCCGAACGCCCGACGGCATTTCGATCGAGCTGCTTCAGAAGGGCGGCAATCTCCCCGTCGCCGAGCCCTGGGCCTCGATGCCCAACGTGGGGCATTGGTGA
- a CDS encoding SIMPL domain-containing protein: MAEGSTGNRNIILIAALVLGVAIIAGGYLLGDGLRRARMADRAVTMRGLAERDVTANLASWSLNFSASGTDAATVQAEIEQDTRTINEFIRAAGFPATAITDGGGSINSFYDNNRQANVVTINRRLQFRTNDVMRAQRAYSRQFDLIRRGVELQEGSDMVYSYTQLNSIKPELIGASIQDARRGAERFAQDSGAAVGAIRSATQGYFSIGARDGDADTGEGGGGAGASPLQKVRVVTTIEFYLN, encoded by the coding sequence ATGGCCGAGGGCTCGACGGGTAATCGCAACATCATCCTCATCGCCGCGCTCGTGCTTGGCGTGGCGATCATCGCCGGCGGCTATCTGCTCGGCGACGGCCTCAGGCGCGCTCGGATGGCCGACCGCGCGGTGACCATGCGCGGCCTTGCCGAGCGCGACGTCACCGCCAATCTCGCCAGCTGGTCGCTGAACTTCTCCGCCTCGGGCACCGACGCGGCGACCGTCCAGGCCGAGATCGAGCAGGATACGCGCACCATCAACGAGTTCATCCGCGCCGCCGGCTTTCCCGCCACCGCGATCACCGACGGCGGCGGCTCGATCAACAGCTTCTACGACAACAACCGGCAGGCCAATGTCGTGACCATCAACCGCCGCCTGCAATTCCGAACCAACGACGTGATGCGGGCGCAGCGCGCCTACAGCCGCCAGTTCGACCTGATTCGCCGCGGAGTCGAGCTCCAGGAAGGCTCGGACATGGTTTATTCCTACACCCAGCTCAACTCGATCAAGCCGGAGCTGATCGGCGCCTCGATCCAGGACGCGCGGCGCGGCGCGGAGCGGTTCGCGCAGGATTCGGGCGCCGCGGTCGGCGCGATCCGCTCGGCGACCCAGGGCTATTTCTCGATCGGCGCGCGCGACGGCGATGCCGACACCGGCGAAGGCGGGGGCGGCGCAGGCGCCTCGCCGCTGCAGAAGGTGCGGGTGGTGACGACGATCGAATTCTACCTGAACTAG